In Pyrus communis chromosome 1, drPyrComm1.1, whole genome shotgun sequence, the following are encoded in one genomic region:
- the LOC137747598 gene encoding small ribosomal subunit protein uS3y-like: protein MATSTQMSKKRKFVADGVFFAELNEVLTRELAEDGYSGVEVRVTPMRTEIIIRATRTQNVLGEKGRRIRELTSVVQKRFKFPENSVELYAEKVNNRGLCAIAQAESLRYKLLGGLAVRRACYGVLRFVMESGAKGCEVIISGKLRAARAKSMKFKDGYMISSGQPVNEYIDAAVRHVLLRQGVLGIKVKIMLDWDPKGKQGPKTPLPDLVTIHQPKEDEYIRPVVAAPVAEDFLAPSVIESPVPIVA, encoded by the exons ATGGCGACCTCGACCCAAATGAGCAAGAAGCGTAAG TTCGTCGCCGACGGCGTTTTCTTCGCCGAGCTGAACGAGGTTCTTACCAGAGAGCTCGCCGAAGATGGCTACTCCGGCGTTGAAGTTAGGGTTACTCCGATGCGAACCGAGATCATCATCCGAGCCACTCGAACCCAAAACGTTCTAG GAGAGAAGGGGAGGAGGATTAGAGAGCTAACTTCTGTTGTACAGAAGAGGTTTAAGTTTCCAGAAAACAGCGTTGAACTTTACGCTGAGAAGGTTAACAACAGAGGGCTTTGTGCTATTGCTCAGGCTGAGTCTCTCCGGTACAAGCTTCTCGGTGGTCTTGCCGTCCGCAG GGCTTGCTACGGTGTTTTGAGATTTGTCATGGAAAGTGGAGCAAAGGGTTGTGAG GTGATTATTAGTGGAAAGCTAAGGGCTGCACGAGCCAAGTCCATGAAATTCAAAGACGGATACATGATTTCTTCTGGTCAGCCAGTCAACGAATACATCGATGCTGCTGTGAGGCATGTCCTCCTTAGACAG GGTGTGCTTGGTATTAAGGTCAAGATTATGCTCGATTGGGATCCCAAGGGCAAGCAAGGCCCCAAGACCCCCTTACCCGACCTTGTTACAATTCACCAACCGAAGGAGGACGAATATATCAGGCCGGTAGTAGCAGCCCCTGTAGCAGAGGATTTTTTGGCCCCATCTGTGATCGAGTCCCCGGTCCCGATTGTGGCTTGA
- the LOC137747909 gene encoding protein ELF4-LIKE 3-like has protein sequence MEGDTFSGLGNGSTQIDGKVLQTFQKSFVQVQNILDQNRVLINEINHNHESKIPDNLSRNVGLIRELNNNIRRVVDLYGDLSSSFTKSMDTSSEGGDSSGALKSDGKAGHKRIRPS, from the coding sequence ATGGAGGGTGACACATTCTCAGGGCTTGGCAATGGCAGCACACAAATTGATGGAAAGGTTCTGCAGACATTTCAGAAGAGCTTTGTGCAAGTGCAGAATATCTTGGACCAAAACAGGGTGCTGATAAATGAGATTAATCACAACCATGAGTCCAAAATTCCTGACAATTTAAGCAGAAATGTGGGTCTGATCAGAGAGCTCAACAACAACATCAGGAGAGTGGTTGATCTTTATGGTGATCTCTCAAGCTCCTTCACCAAATCCATGGATACTTCTTCTGAGGGAGGGGATTCCAGTGGGGCTTTGAAGTCTGATGGAAAAGCTGGGCACAAGAGAATTAGGCCttcttag